Within the Fibrobacter sp. genome, the region AAGGGAGTTTTTTTGTTTTAGTGTGTATTACAAATTTTGAAAATTACAAAAATGTGTTATTTGGAAATCTTGGGTCGCAAAACCATATATTCCAAGTTGTAATAAGAAAAATCTGAATAATTTACACAAATTGTAAATGCAGATAAATTTCTTGTTCACAAAGTGTAAGTGTGAAATGGCTGGCGCGCAGTAGTGCCGAGAGTTCTTTTGAAAAATAAAAATCCTTGAAATTCGCTTAAAAATGACGTTTTTGCTAGCGCAAGGTTTGTGTTTTCGGTGCCTTTTTTTAAGTTGGCACGGTCTTTGCGAATGGGGTGCGGAAACAAAAAAGTAAAACCCTAACAAGGACGAAAACATGAAGCTCATTACAGCTTACATTCAACCTGAAAGGCTCAATAGCGTAAAGCAGTCGCTTTATGAAGCCGAAATCTTTAAAATGTCTGTTACCAACGTTCTGGGTTGCGGCCAGCAAAAGGGTCACACTCAGGTTTATCGTGGTGTCGAAACCGAAGTTAACCTGCTGAAGAAGATTTGCATCCGTATCGCTGTGAACGACGAATACGTTCAGCCCTGCATCGACGCTATCATCAAGGGCGCACGCTCTGGCAACATCGGCGACGGCAAGATTTTCGTCACTAACCTTGAACAATGTATTCGTATCCGCACTGGTGAAACCGGCCCGGACGCTATCGGCTAAGGAGGTAACTGAATATGTCTAGAATGCTTTCCACTTCCGCTATTCTTGTTGCAGCTCTTGCCGCATTTGCTTCCGCTGAAGAAGCTGCTCCCGCTCCCACTGTTGGCGATGCAATTTTCATGACCGAAAACATCTGGATCATGATTTCCGCCATGCTGGTGTTCATCATGGGCCTTGGCTTTGCCTGCGTTGAATCCGGTCTCTGCCGCGCAAAGAGCGCAACCAACATTTGCTTTAAGAACGTCGCTGTTCCGGCTATCGGTATTTCCGTTTACGCCGCCATCGGTTTCGGTCTCATGTACCCGGGTGAATTCAACGGCATCATCGGTTTCCGCGGCTTCGGCATCGGTGACTGGCTGAACGCTGCAAACTTCACCAGCGCTTACAACGGCCACTTCACCCTCTTCACTGACTGGCTGTTCCAGGCTATGTTCGCTGCAACTGCCGCTACCATCGTTTCCGGTGCTGTTGCTGAACGTATCAAGCTCTCCTCCTTCCTGGTGTTCACCCTCTTCTACGTAGCCTTCGTCTACCCGATCGTTGGCTCCTGGGTATGGGGCGGCGGCTGGCTCTCTAGCTTCACTGCTTTCGGTGCTGAAGGCTTCCACGACCTGGCTGGTTCTGAACTGGTTCACTCTGTGGGTGGCTGGGGTGCATTGGCTGGCGTGCTGATTCTCGGACCCCGTATCGGCAAGTATGTGAACGGCAAGGCTCACGCTATTCCGGCTCACAACGTTCCCCTTGCAACCATCGGTGTGTTCATCCTCTGGTTCGGTTGGTGGGGATTCAACGGTGGTTCCGCTCTCTCTGGCAACCCCTTCGATACTTCTCTCATCCTTGTGACCACAAACCTCGCTGCTGTCGCTGGCATCATCACCGCAACCGCAACTTCCTGGATCATTGCAAAGAAGCCCGATGCTACCATGGCTTTGAACGGTTGCTTGGCTGGCCTCGTAGCCATCACTGCTCCGGCTGATACTGTTAGCCCCATGAGCGCTTGGATCATTGGTGCAATCGGTGGTGTGATCGTTGTGCTGGCTGTGTACATGTTCGAAAAGCTCCGCTTGGATGACCCGGTTGGTGCTCTCTCTGTTCACCTTGTCAACGGTATCTGGGGTACTCTCGCTGTCGGTCTCTTTGACTACACCGGTCGCTTCAACGTTGCAACTCAGGCTCTCGGCGTAGTTGCTTACGCAATCCCCTGCTTCCTCTCTGCATGCTTGATCTTCATCGTCATCAAGAAGACTATGGGTCTCCGCGTCAGCGAAAAGGAAGAACTGAAGGGCCTTGACCTTGCCGAACACGGTCAGGAATCTTACGGTGGCTTCCAGATCTTTAGCAACACCTAATCTTTAAAGCCATAATAAAAACCAGAACCTCGCCTCGAATGGGGCGGGGTTCTTTTTTTTATTGACAGTCGTCGATAATGAATTGGCTTAAGCTTGACCAGCTGGGGTCTGTGTAGGAATTGTTCCCGTTGGGTTGTTCCGTGCGGGAAAGCTCCAAGCTACAGATGCGCGATCCAGAATCCGTGGTGATGAATCTACCGGATTCAGAGTAGCAGCTTTGTTCAAACGTGTCTATGGTTACCATGTCACTGGAATTCAAGACCTTGTTGACGAAGGTTCCGCTTACAGTGACCTTGTAGCTTGTGGTTCCGTTGACATTGTTTTCGCAGGAAATGCTTTCCTTTGATTCTTCAAGCGTATAAGTGATTTCACCCTTATCCGTTTTGAAGCTGATGGTTGTGTCCACCGGCGTGATGGGGCTTCCTATGGGCCCTTCTACATCGGTTAGGTTACCGTTTAACTGGTTCCCAGTTGTAGCCATGTCGACGAAGTCTTCCCATACCAATGTGCTAGTGGAGGGGTCGTGAGCAGGATCGTCATCAGCAACAGAACTGCTTGAGACCGTGGAAGTTCCGCTGCTGGGACTAATTGAAAGGCTGCTGCTGGACAACGGAATAATATCTTCGTTGCCGGAGCTCGGTATGTCGGGGGTTGTCTGAACGTCCTTCGAAGAACTTGAGTGCGAAGCCTGGCTGGAACTTGATTCGTTGTCGTCATTTCCAACGGCAATGGTGTTTTCCTGCTCGTCAGTGCCTGCGACTTGATTCTCGGAACATGCGAAAAAGGAGGTGGATAGGCAAAGGCAGATTGCTGCCGGAATGGCCGCAGAAATATGTTTTGATTTTCTCGGGAACATTTCGCCTATCTCCTAAATTTTTTCAGTTAGTGGGAACAACTGTAAATTTAATCGATAAACACGGTCTATGTCTTGGCACTTGTTTGCAATAGCTATGATTTTCTTGCGGCAAGCCGTCAATTCCTGAACAATTTGCTTATAGGTTTCCGCGTCAATGCCCATGGTAACCCCGGAAATGTTCCTTTCATCGGTGCCCACTTTGTCCAAAGCTTCCCTTGCCAGGTCAATCATCTGTCTGTTCATGGATCGGATTGCCAGGGGGATAGCTTCTCCGGAACCGGTAATGGCCTTGTCTGTCTGTTCGTAGGTGTTGGTACCTGTTTCGCGAAGGAGATTTGCCTTGACCAGGAATGCCAAGGATTCTCGGACGTGCTGTGCGGAGAACGTATGCTTGATTTTCTTGGTGATTTCGTTGGGGAGGGCGCCTGGCATAAGTGGAGCCAGTTCACGGACAATGGAGTTGACTGCAGAATCGTAGTAGGCGAAGGTTTCGGCGTTCAATACGCGGACTCGCTGCTCCGAAGCGATTTGGGTCATTTCGTTAAAGAATACGCTTTTCTTTTTATCGTCCTTGGCGTTGCCGAATTCCACCAAATTTACGAAGTAGTCGTGCTCTGCACCTGTGTAACCCATGGCTGCAGCCACCTTAGGAATACCAACGCGACTCAAGGAACTCTTGCCATCGCATACCAGCTTCAAGTAGGAGGGAGAGGCGAAGCCCGCAGCCTTGGAAAAGTCGCGCCAGGTAAAGGCGGACTTTTTCTTGCGGTCCTTGTAATAGTCCATCATACAGACTCGGTAATCTTGGTATTCAAAAACAGGCTTCATAATTTTTGTCTGGTTATTAGAAAAGGTTTTCTAAGCAGTTGTAGAAGGCGTTTCGATTGTTGATGTAATTTGAATTTTCGCCAAGCTTAAAACTGCAAGTTTTGTCATTGCTGGTTACGGCGAAGGACAGTTTTTCTTCTACGAAGGGATCGGGGTAGGAAGAGTACTTGTGACCCAGGGGGTAGACGTTTGCTTCTTCCACGACGATTGTTACGGTCTTACCGGAAACGACGAAGGTTTCACTGGTGTTGGTCTTTTCTGCAACCTCGATGCCGTATCTCTCGATGGAACTGTCGATGTTATATGGACTCTTTTGCAATAGTTCAGTGGGAGCGGGGGTTCGGAAATTGCTTTTGGGTTCGTTAATGGATTTGTAGGCGAATTTGTAGAATGCATACATGAAGGTCGAATTCATCAAGTCGTCGGAATTTGCCATATCAACGGGATCGGATTCCTTGATGCTCAGGTTGTAAACGCCTTCGCTTATGGACTTGATGGTGTAGGTGGCTCCCCTCATGTTGTTGACGGTAATTGTTTCTTCGGTGCCGTAGGAAGAAGAAAGGTATGTGGGGAGCATTGTCCATTCGCCTTCCAACTTGTCGGATTTTCCGCCTACAAATTGGATGCCGTCTGCGGTTCCATAGCAGTCAGGGCCGCAATCCATGGCCGGTCGCATATCGCGCCAGCGGATAACCAAGGTGTCGCCCTTAAAGCTAAAATCTGCGGTGCGGTCGGTAGCGGTGTATTTGAAGGAAGTCTTGTTCTCCAGAATTCTCAAGTTCACGTTAGGGTCGTCGGGCAATTCTTCCGTATAGGAATTGGTATCTGCCGAAACCGTGTCTGTGGTGACAGGGTTGACGGGGATGCTGTCGCAGGGAGTTTCGATTTCGCTGGAGTCTTGGGAAAGGTTTTCGTCTTGCTCCTTCGAAATATCGTTTGCAGGATCATCGTTTGCGGGAACATCTTTTGCCGGTTCGTCATTTACAGGAACGTCGTTTGCGGACACGTTCTCGGAACAGCCCGCAAACAAAAAAGCGGAACATGCGATGGCGGAAACGCTCAAGATGATTTTAGATGCTTTGTTCATAACCAACCTCTTATAATTTAAAATTCTTTTCTTATAAGATAGGTTGTTTGATGATACAAAAGTGATGAAAAAAGATATGATTTTGAAGATTTTTAACAAAAATGTGTTAAAATTTTCTATGAATGAAACAAAATCTGTGTAAATGATACAAACCGCTAATGCTGGGAGATACCTTCCTTCCAGGCATTTAGGGCATCTTCGGAAGTATCGATGCCCCAATCCGCTTCGTGACTCTTGCTTTGGCTAAAGATTACCAGACCCTTGATTTTCGGGAATTCCGTGGGCAATACCTCGAACATGTTCTTGAACCATTCCGCCTTGCTGCCGCCGTGTTCGGTGCAGGAAAATTCTGCGATGAACATGGGCTTGTTGAAACCTTCGATGGCTCTGTATGCAGCCTTGAACACTTGGGAGAAGCTTTGCCAGCTAGACCAGCTTTGTGCGGTGCCCCAGTTGTAGCCGTCGATGGAAGTGTAGTCTACGTAGTCGTTGCCAGGGTAGGAACCCTTCAATGTGGACTTTGCACCGCTGTTGCTAGCGTTGGTCGTCCAGACCCACTTTACGTTGGTGACGTTCTTGGCACGGAAGCGTTCAACAATATAGCGGAAGGCTGCGGCCACCTTGTCTTCGGCATTTTTGACGGGGTCCTTGCCGGTGCTCCAGGTGTACCAATCGCCGTTGGATTCGTGGAGCGGTCGCAGCCAGATTTCGTCTTGGAAATTCTTGACGCCGTCGGCGAAATCGTCAAGGTAATCATCGGTGATGCCGTCGAGAATGTCCTGTGCTGTGTAGGGCTGGGGCATCCAGGTGATCATCATGATGGAGCCACGGCTCCTTGCCATTTCGGCGTAGGGTTGGGTCCATGCCCAGTCATTGTACTGCCACAGGACAAAATGATGGATGATATCCAGGTGGCGGCCTTGTAATTTTTCAAAGGCCTCTACGTTGGCGACCGTAGGCTGGGGAACTTCTTCAGGACCGCCAACCCATGCGCCAAAGAACATGGAATCGAATGTCTCGGAATTCTGAGACATTGGATTTTGCTGTTCCGAGGATGAACTAACTGAATTGATCAGCTGCGACGAAGAACTTGCAGGGTTGATTAATTGCGAAGATGAGCTTGTGAGGTCCTGTGCCATGGAGCTAAGGGGTGTTTCTGTTGTGGAACTGCTAAGGCCTGCAATGGCTGAACTGCCAGGCAATTCGAAAGAAGAACTGGATTCTCCTGGAATAGGGCTGTCGCTGGGAGCAGAAGGCTTGTCTGAACCGCAACCGATGACAAGGCCGCAAACACAGGCTGCGACCAGAGATTTAAAAAAAGAATGTTTCACTTGTTATCCTCCAATTCCCCAAAAATAAGGAATTCTCGGCAAGAAAACACTCTTTTTAACGACTCTTGAAAGAAAAATTGTTATAACTGTTTTGGGCTATTTCGCGCTAGCGGCGGGGAAGGCGGCGATGCCGTCCTTCCAGGCCTTTAAGGCTTCTTCGGAAGTGTCAACGCCCCAGTCGGCTTCGTAGCTCTTGCTTTGGCTAAAGATGACGAGACCCTTGATGCGGGGGAATTCCGTGGGCAGAACTTCGAACATGTTCTTGAACCATTCTGCCTTGCTGCCGCCGTGTTCGGTGCAGGAGAATTCTGCCAGGAACATGGGCTTGTCGTAAGCGGAAAGAGCGTCGTAGGCGGGCTTAAAAACTTCGGAGAAGGATTGCCAATGGGACCAGCTCTGTGCGGTTCCCCAGTTGTAGCCATCGATGGATGTGTAATCTACATAGTCGTCGCCAGGATAGGAGCCGGTGAGAGAGGCGCCCGCGCTGCTGCCTGCGTTGGTTGTCCAGATCCATTTCGCGTTAGTGGCGCCTTGTGCGCGGAAACGTTCCACGATGTGGCGGAATGCTGCGGCCACCTTTTCTTCGGCGTTGTTTGCGGGATCCTTGCCGGTTCCCCAGGTGTACCAGTCTCCATTGGATTCGTGGAGGGGACGCAACCAGATTTCTGCACCGAATTCCTTGACGCCCTTGGCGAAGTTATCTAGGTAGGCGTCGGTCTTGCCGTCCAGAATGTCCTGGGCGGTGTAGGGCTGTGGCATCCAGGTGATCATCATGATGGAGCCGCGGCTCCTTGCCATTTCGGCGTAGGGCTTGGTCCAGGCCCAGTCATTGTACTGCCAGAGAACAAAATGGTTGATAACATCCAGATGGTGGCCTTGTAATTTTTCGAAAGCCTCCACGTTGGCTTCTGTTGGCTGGGGAATTTCTTCGGGGCCGCCCACCCAGGCACCGATGAACAAATTGTCGAAGTTTTCGGAAGAAGGGGCTGGCTTGGTGGAGCTGCAACCAGCGGCGAGTAGGCATGCAGCCGCTGTAACCAAAGTCTTAAGAAAATTATGCTTCATAATAAAATCCTTTAGTATGCAAAATAAGGAAATTAGAAAATAATGGAAATTTTAAATTGAATGTGAATAATAAAATTGTCTTAACTGTTTAAGAAAAAATCGTCAAAAAAAGAGACTGCCAAAACGATAATTGGCAGTCTCCGTGAACATTGTTTTGCACCGAGTGGGCGAATTGCAAATTACGCTTTTTCCTTGTAGCCGCACTTGGGGCAAACGCCGTTTTCGTCCAGGGCGATTCCGCAGAGAGGGCAGCGCTTGACCGTGCCTGCAACAGGGAATTCCTGGGAGGCGGCGTTCACTCCGCTGGTGAAAGTAATCTTTGCGATGTTCAGCTTCATTTTCAGAAGGTCGTAGACAATCTTGATCATGCCTTCCACCGTCATGGTCTCCTTCGTCACCACTAGGCGACAATCCGGGTAAGCCGTGGCCAGTGCCGTCTTGAACGCAGGCCCCTTCATCTTGTTTTGCGGGTGGCCGTTCCTGATGCCCTGCTTTTCATAGACATCGAGAATCGCGGGGAGCAGCGGGTCGTCTTCACGCAGAATGAGTGCGTGGTCGAAATTCCGCAGAATGTCCCAGGCCGTCTTCTGGATTTCGTTGCAGGGGAACACCATGTTCACCCCCGCGTTGATGGAATCCTCCACCTCGATGGTGAGTATTCCCGTGTGGCCGTGAAGGTACTGGGCCTCTCCCTTGAAACCGTAGAAACGGTGGGCGTACTGCAGGCTGAACGTTGTGTAGCTTCTCATGATTTCTCCTTGTCCGCATAGCGAACGTTGATGGTTATACCTGCAGTATATCAAACGGGGAGAGGGGAGGACAAGGGGAAAATTTTGCAGTTTGGGTGTGGAGATCGCTCTGTTTCAGGGATGGTCAAATCAAAGTTATTAACGGACTTTCCAAGGCTTTGATATAAACCTGTTTCCATTTGATGGACTAAAACGGTACGGCTCCAGTAGAATTCCAGCATGCCGCTATTTACGCGAATGGCTGTCTGAATTTGAGTATTGCGGAATCTTTGGACTTCTTGAAGGGTGCTCAATCTTTACAAAAATCTTACGGGCAACTATATTTGTTTTGAATCAATAATGCTTGTAGAGGGCCGGATTCCGCGCCCTTTTTGATTTTGAGGAGAAAATAAATCATGATGCGAAATAGCATTAACTCTTGTTTGACCACGCTGGTCATAACTTTGGCGTGTGTGGTGTCTGCAAGTGCAAGTGAAAAACAGTTTTATCTGGTTAATGGTTCTCAAGAGTTTAGTGAGTCCGCTATAGTTGCGGAAGGTAACAATACTTTAAGGCTTAATGTTGATGAATCCAATGACTTCTATATCTATGACGAAACCACTGATAGTTGGGGAAACTTTGGATCTGATTTGAAAGTGCCTTACTCAGGAGAGGGATCGTTTGGGGCTGATAAAATTGGATTTGAAGTAAAAACGGCGGGCTACTATGACATTTATCTTGAAGATCGAGGCTCTGGAGCCTGGTATGTTTCCTTTACAGAAACTAAGGCGGAAATTGAAAGTGTTGCCGACCTAATTTATACAGGAAAAGCAATTACACCAAAGCCAGCTGTGATTCTTGGAACGCTTGATATTTCGGAAGGTACTGACTACGAGTATTCATATACCAACAATGTAAATGTTGGCTCTTCTGCAACTGTAACGGTTACATTCAAGGGCGATTATGCGGAGTTCGGTTCTGTTTCAAAATCCTTTAATATCACGATGGCTACGCCTACAGTTGAACCTCCGACTTCTGCTAATCCGAAGTACGCTGGTACATGTGTCGTGCTTGTTACCGCCGGAACTACAGACTTTGGAACGATGCTTTACAGTTTGGATGGTGACGATTACTCGGAAAATATTCCTTGTGCGGATAAAGGCGGCGATTATACGGTTTACTACGAGGTTGAAGAAAGTGGCAACTGGTTTGCTGCCGCAGGGAGTGTTGAAATTCAGGTGCCGGTTCGTGTTGATGTGACCGTGGTTGGCGACGGTTCTGTAAGTGGCTACGATCCCGACGAATTCTACCCTGTTGGTACAGTACTTACCCTTACCGCGGAGCCTGCAGACGGATACAAGTTCCTTAGCTGGAACAGTGATGTCGATGTTCCTGCAACATTTGAATACACGGTTGATGCTGAACAGAATAGCCTAGAAGCAACTTTCAGCAATCACTATATTGCCTACACAACCAGCGACGGTGATACTGCTTTGCCTGTGCTTTCATCTATGTATGATATTAAGAAAAATATGTGCGAGGACGGTCTGTGTGTCATGTTTTTGGGCGATGGTGTTACAGAACTAGACGATGGCGCATTTAATAATAATAAACGCTTGACTAGTATTGAAATCTCGAGCAGTATTGAAACTATTGGGCATTTCGCTTTTGCAGAAACTCCTTTGATTCGTGTGGATATGAAGTCAAAAGAGCCCCCTCAATTGGGGGAATGGCTGACTTTCCTCAACGTTCCTGATGAATTTTTGATTCACGTGCCTCATGGTTCAGCCGATGCCTACAGGTCTGCCGATGGCTGGAAGGATTACAAGGACCACATTGTTGATCACGACGCATCTATGCTGGTCTGGACCGATGATGCTGTAGTACCCACATGCTCTGAAACAGGTTGGGAAGCAGGCTATGTCTGCAATGAGTGCCACAAGCGCTTTGCCGATGTGGATGGCCATGTTGAAATGTCCCCGGTGGCCGCCCTTGGAACAACATACGGTGCAGTTTGTGCTTACAATGACGATAGCAAGGCAATTATCGACGGAAACTCCGAAACCTCCGTACTGCTCCCTTGGAATATCGATGTGGACGCAATTGAGCTGAATAGGACCTTTGCCGCTGGCACAATCTCCACCATTACGCTGCCTTTTAGCATGTATGTGGAAAATGTGGAGGGCGCTGTATTCTACAGATTTAAGTATGTTTCTTCGGATGACTGGACTGTTCACGTAGGTTCCGTTCGTGACGAACTGGTCGCAAACACCCCGTACCTAGTGAAAACTACTGGCGAGACCATCTCCTTTAAGACTGGGGCTACCTTGGAACGTACATTGGATGCCTCTCCCACGGACCTGGGCCAGGATGAAGGTGATGGCTGGGAACTTCGCGGAACCTATGGAAAAATGGTCTGGAAGGAAGGTCATCCGGATCTTGGGTATGTTTATGGTTTTGCCGCCGAGAATGTTGTCGATGTCCATATTGGCGAATTTGTGAAAGCTACCGCTGGTGCAAACCTGTCGCCTATGCGAGCCTACCTCTATTACAATCCTGTCGCAACTCCGGCACCTTCTCCGGAACCGTCCTTCCGTGGTATGGCTCCCATGGCTCGTTCGACTTCCAGTATCGAGACCCCGAATTACTTGGATGTGGTCGTGGATGACGATGAGGGCGGAACTCTGTATATTGGTAAGCTCAATACCCGCACCGGCGAGTTCAACGCCGCGGGAGAACGCTGGTTCGACATGAAGGGCCGTAAACTCAACGGCAAGCCCAGCGCTAAGGGTTCCTACTTCAATAACAGGAGCAAGGTTATCGTAAAATGAAAAGGCTGGAACCGAAGAAACTGTATTGCAAACCCCAGGTAAAAGTAATCAAGCTGAAACACCGTGCGAACCTGCTGCAAAACAGCGGTTTTGAAAATGACGGTCCCAAGGGTTATGGCGGCAAATTTCAGTAATAGGAGTAGAAATGAAAAAGCAAGAACAGAAGAAACAGTACAAAAAGCCCCAGGTGAAGGTGATCAAGCTGAAGCACCGTTCAAACTTGCTGCAGAGCAGCCTTCCCGACAGAATGGGTGTTGTCGTTGACGATTAGTTTGTTTTTACGATTTCGCCTTGATGTATAAAACGAAAGTCCTTCCGAACAAAATCGGAGGGACTGGATTGTTCCTTTACAGTTC harbors:
- a CDS encoding P-II family nitrogen regulator, giving the protein MKLITAYIQPERLNSVKQSLYEAEIFKMSVTNVLGCGQQKGHTQVYRGVETEVNLLKKICIRIAVNDEYVQPCIDAIIKGARSGNIGDGKIFVTNLEQCIRIRTGETGPDAIG
- a CDS encoding ammonium transporter, yielding MSRMLSTSAILVAALAAFASAEEAAPAPTVGDAIFMTENIWIMISAMLVFIMGLGFACVESGLCRAKSATNICFKNVAVPAIGISVYAAIGFGLMYPGEFNGIIGFRGFGIGDWLNAANFTSAYNGHFTLFTDWLFQAMFAATAATIVSGAVAERIKLSSFLVFTLFYVAFVYPIVGSWVWGGGWLSSFTAFGAEGFHDLAGSELVHSVGGWGALAGVLILGPRIGKYVNGKAHAIPAHNVPLATIGVFILWFGWWGFNGGSALSGNPFDTSLILVTTNLAAVAGIITATATSWIIAKKPDATMALNGCLAGLVAITAPADTVSPMSAWIIGAIGGVIVVLAVYMFEKLRLDDPVGALSVHLVNGIWGTLAVGLFDYTGRFNVATQALGVVAYAIPCFLSACLIFIVIKKTMGLRVSEKEELKGLDLAEHGQESYGGFQIFSNT
- a CDS encoding TIGR02147 family protein, whose translation is MKPVFEYQDYRVCMMDYYKDRKKKSAFTWRDFSKAAGFASPSYLKLVCDGKSSLSRVGIPKVAAAMGYTGAEHDYFVNLVEFGNAKDDKKKSVFFNEMTQIASEQRVRVLNAETFAYYDSAVNSIVRELAPLMPGALPNEITKKIKHTFSAQHVRESLAFLVKANLLRETGTNTYEQTDKAITGSGEAIPLAIRSMNRQMIDLAREALDKVGTDERNISGVTMGIDAETYKQIVQELTACRKKIIAIANKCQDIDRVYRLNLQLFPLTEKI
- a CDS encoding dockerin, whose translation is MKHSFFKSLVAACVCGLVIGCGSDKPSAPSDSPIPGESSSSFELPGSSAIAGLSSSTTETPLSSMAQDLTSSSSQLINPASSSSQLINSVSSSSEQQNPMSQNSETFDSMFFGAWVGGPEEVPQPTVANVEAFEKLQGRHLDIIHHFVLWQYNDWAWTQPYAEMARSRGSIMMITWMPQPYTAQDILDGITDDYLDDFADGVKNFQDEIWLRPLHESNGDWYTWSTGKDPVKNAEDKVAAAFRYIVERFRAKNVTNVKWVWTTNASNSGAKSTLKGSYPGNDYVDYTSIDGYNWGTAQSWSSWQSFSQVFKAAYRAIEGFNKPMFIAEFSCTEHGGSKAEWFKNMFEVLPTEFPKIKGLVIFSQSKSHEADWGIDTSEDALNAWKEGISQH
- a CDS encoding dockerin; translation: MKHNFLKTLVTAAACLLAAGCSSTKPAPSSENFDNLFIGAWVGGPEEIPQPTEANVEAFEKLQGHHLDVINHFVLWQYNDWAWTKPYAEMARSRGSIMMITWMPQPYTAQDILDGKTDAYLDNFAKGVKEFGAEIWLRPLHESNGDWYTWGTGKDPANNAEEKVAAAFRHIVERFRAQGATNAKWIWTTNAGSSAGASLTGSYPGDDYVDYTSIDGYNWGTAQSWSHWQSFSEVFKPAYDALSAYDKPMFLAEFSCTEHGGSKAEWFKNMFEVLPTEFPRIKGLVIFSQSKSYEADWGVDTSEEALKAWKDGIAAFPAASAK
- a CDS encoding 6-carboxytetrahydropterin synthase; translation: MRSYTTFSLQYAHRFYGFKGEAQYLHGHTGILTIEVEDSINAGVNMVFPCNEIQKTAWDILRNFDHALILREDDPLLPAILDVYEKQGIRNGHPQNKMKGPAFKTALATAYPDCRLVVTKETMTVEGMIKIVYDLLKMKLNIAKITFTSGVNAASQEFPVAGTVKRCPLCGIALDENGVCPKCGYKEKA
- a CDS encoding leucine-rich repeat protein, producing the protein MMRNSINSCLTTLVITLACVVSASASEKQFYLVNGSQEFSESAIVAEGNNTLRLNVDESNDFYIYDETTDSWGNFGSDLKVPYSGEGSFGADKIGFEVKTAGYYDIYLEDRGSGAWYVSFTETKAEIESVADLIYTGKAITPKPAVILGTLDISEGTDYEYSYTNNVNVGSSATVTVTFKGDYAEFGSVSKSFNITMATPTVEPPTSANPKYAGTCVVLVTAGTTDFGTMLYSLDGDDYSENIPCADKGGDYTVYYEVEESGNWFAAAGSVEIQVPVRVDVTVVGDGSVSGYDPDEFYPVGTVLTLTAEPADGYKFLSWNSDVDVPATFEYTVDAEQNSLEATFSNHYIAYTTSDGDTALPVLSSMYDIKKNMCEDGLCVMFLGDGVTELDDGAFNNNKRLTSIEISSSIETIGHFAFAETPLIRVDMKSKEPPQLGEWLTFLNVPDEFLIHVPHGSADAYRSADGWKDYKDHIVDHDASMLVWTDDAVVPTCSETGWEAGYVCNECHKRFADVDGHVEMSPVAALGTTYGAVCAYNDDSKAIIDGNSETSVLLPWNIDVDAIELNRTFAAGTISTITLPFSMYVENVEGAVFYRFKYVSSDDWTVHVGSVRDELVANTPYLVKTTGETISFKTGATLERTLDASPTDLGQDEGDGWELRGTYGKMVWKEGHPDLGYVYGFAAENVVDVHIGEFVKATAGANLSPMRAYLYYNPVATPAPSPEPSFRGMAPMARSTSSIETPNYLDVVVDDDEGGTLYIGKLNTRTGEFNAAGERWFDMKGRKLNGKPSAKGSYFNNRSKVIVK